The proteins below are encoded in one region of Planctopirus limnophila DSM 3776:
- the kdpF gene encoding K(+)-transporting ATPase subunit F → MDWTTILALVVAVVLVIYLSAALLAPEKFS, encoded by the coding sequence GTGGACTGGACAACAATTCTCGCTCTCGTCGTGGCGGTCGTGCTGGTGATTTACCTCTCGGCTGCTCTGCTCGCACCGGAGAAGTTCTCATGA
- the kdpA gene encoding potassium-transporting ATPase subunit KdpA: protein MTSNGLVQLAIYLGVLLACVKPLGFYMARVYSGSATFLDRFIGPLERLLYRLCGIDKSAEMTWRQYSVAAMSFSLVSFLAVYAFQRTQGWLPLNPESLPAVSPDSSFNTAVSFTTNTNWQGYGGETTMSYLTQMLALTVQNFVSAAAGMAVLVALIRGFTRHTTETIGNFWVDLVRGTLYILLPLSLFLAVALVSQGVVQTFNSYHEVAFLEPTVDAEGHAVTTQSIAVGPAASQIAIKQLGTNGGGFFNVNSAHPLENPTPLSNFLQLLAILLIPAALCYTFGEMIGDRRQGWAVLAAMLVIFVPLLAATTITEQSGNPILARLGADQSASDSQPGGNMEGKESRFGIVNSSLWAVATTAASNGSVNSMHDSFTPLGGLVPMWLMQLGEVIFGGVGSGLYGLLMFAIVAVFLSGLMVGRTPEYLGKKIGAFEMKMAALAILFPCAMVLVGTAVSVVSASGRATIFNPGPHGFSEVLYAFSSAGNNNGSAFAGLGANTPFYNGLLGLAMLVGRFWVMLPVLAIAGSLAAKKTVPAGPGTLPTHTPLFVVLLVAVVIVVGALSFFPALALGPIVEHLLTANQE, encoded by the coding sequence ATGACATCCAACGGACTTGTGCAACTGGCAATCTATCTCGGAGTTCTTCTGGCCTGCGTGAAGCCCCTGGGCTTTTACATGGCCAGGGTATATTCCGGGTCGGCAACCTTTCTTGACCGCTTCATCGGACCACTGGAACGACTGCTGTATCGACTCTGCGGCATCGACAAATCCGCCGAGATGACTTGGCGCCAGTATTCAGTGGCAGCGATGTCCTTCAGTCTGGTGAGCTTCCTTGCGGTCTACGCTTTTCAGCGAACGCAAGGTTGGCTGCCGCTCAACCCTGAATCGCTGCCTGCCGTCTCGCCTGATTCATCGTTTAATACGGCGGTGAGCTTCACGACGAACACGAACTGGCAGGGATACGGCGGCGAGACCACGATGAGCTACCTCACGCAGATGCTGGCCCTCACCGTGCAGAATTTCGTTTCGGCGGCAGCTGGCATGGCCGTGCTGGTCGCTCTGATTCGGGGCTTTACCCGGCACACAACGGAAACTATCGGCAACTTCTGGGTCGATCTCGTGCGTGGAACGCTCTACATCCTGCTACCGCTGTCGCTGTTTTTGGCCGTCGCACTCGTTTCGCAGGGAGTCGTGCAGACTTTCAACTCGTATCACGAAGTCGCGTTTCTTGAACCGACCGTTGATGCCGAAGGTCATGCCGTCACCACACAGAGCATCGCTGTCGGTCCAGCCGCTTCGCAAATTGCGATCAAACAGCTTGGCACTAATGGCGGCGGATTCTTCAACGTGAATTCGGCCCACCCGTTGGAGAACCCCACGCCGCTCTCAAACTTCCTTCAATTGTTAGCTATTCTGCTGATTCCTGCCGCCCTGTGCTACACGTTCGGCGAGATGATTGGCGACCGCCGCCAGGGTTGGGCAGTACTGGCGGCGATGCTGGTGATCTTCGTTCCGCTGCTGGCGGCCACGACGATCACTGAACAGTCGGGAAACCCGATCCTCGCCCGCCTGGGGGCCGACCAGTCGGCATCCGATTCACAGCCGGGTGGAAACATGGAGGGAAAAGAATCCCGCTTTGGAATTGTGAACTCGTCGCTGTGGGCGGTGGCAACGACTGCTGCTTCGAACGGTTCCGTGAACTCGATGCATGACTCCTTCACGCCCCTGGGAGGTCTTGTACCGATGTGGCTGATGCAGTTGGGCGAAGTGATCTTCGGTGGCGTCGGCTCCGGCCTCTACGGCTTATTGATGTTCGCCATTGTCGCTGTTTTCCTCTCCGGCCTGATGGTCGGACGCACGCCGGAATATCTCGGCAAGAAGATTGGCGCCTTCGAAATGAAAATGGCTGCTCTGGCAATCCTGTTTCCCTGTGCGATGGTGCTTGTGGGAACGGCGGTGTCCGTCGTCTCGGCGTCTGGTCGAGCGACGATCTTCAACCCTGGTCCACATGGTTTCAGCGAAGTGCTGTACGCCTTCTCGTCAGCAGGGAACAACAACGGCAGTGCCTTTGCGGGACTGGGAGCGAACACGCCGTTCTACAACGGCCTTCTGGGCCTGGCGATGCTCGTCGGGCGGTTCTGGGTGATGCTGCCGGTCCTGGCGATTGCCGGTTCGCTGGCGGCGAAGAAGACCGTGCCTGCTGGGCCGGGAACTTTACCAACACACACGCCGCTGTTTGTTGTCCTGCTGGTGGCCGTGGTGATCGTGGTGGGAGCCTTGAGCTTCTTCCCAGCCCTGGCTCTAGGGCCAATTGTCGAGCACCTGCTAACGGCGAACCAGGAGTAA